The genomic interval CCGACGCGTCTAATTAGCCAAACTTTCCCCATACCGCGGACGCACTACACACAAGATGGGGCCCGCCCAAAAATTTTGCAGCGCCCGCCCCGCCGCACAAGCACAACACGAATCTCCCTGTTACTCACAATCTTTCGATTTTTGAGCAATGTCTTTCTATGGGGTTCCAATCCCATAGAAATTCGGCTAAGGTCTCGAAACCGGTTCCAAGACTTTATCCCAGGCAATTCCCTTGCTGTAAAAAGCAAGAGAAGGACTTTATGAATCCCCTCGCGCATCTGACCAACTTCAGATGTAACTAACCACCATATTCAGACTATCACACAAGTGATTAACAAATGGTTACCATGAAAAAAATAGCACACTGCGTTACTTCGCCATGAAGGCGACTTTGATGCCCAAGGCAATCATCAAACCGCCGCAGACTCTGTCGATCCATTTGGTCGCACCCAAGAAAAGACTCCTGATACGCCGTTGAGTCAGGGCATAGGCCAGTATGGAAAACCAACCGATGGTGATTGCACAGCAGGTTAGGCCATAAGTGATCTTCCACCCGACAGGCGTTTGCGGCTGAATAAGCTGACTGAAAATAACAAGGAAAAATAAGCTGGCCTTGGGATTTAAAACATTTGTGAAAAATCCTAAACGCAGGGCCTTTAAGTCACTGATCCCCTTGGTGGTTTTTTCTGTCGTGATGTCGCAATCGACAGAAGCCCCCGCGCCCTTGGATTGTAGCGCCCGGCAGCCGATGTATATAAGATACGCCGCCCCCGCCCATTTAATTGTATTGAATAAAAAAATCGACTCTGAGATGACAGCAGCCAAACCCGCAATGGTGTAGGTAACATGCACCAGCACGCCAAAGCCCAGACCCAAGGATACCCAAATGCCTGTGCGGCGGGAATGGACAATCGAATTTTGAATAACCACCACAAAATCAGGACCAGGCGACATCACAGCCAAAGAAAGAATCGAGATAAGGGCAAGCCATTGGAGAAAATAAACCGATAATACGTCCATAATTTACAAACCACCCACCAACGCAAGCCATTCATCCTCGGTCAAAACCTGAACTCCCAAAGCCTGCGCCGTTTTCAATTTGCTTCCAGCGTCAGCACCCGCGACGACCATATCCGTCTTGGCCGACACCGATCCACTGACCTTGGCGCCTAATCGTTCCGCCTGCGCTTTGGCCTCGCCACGACTTAAACTACTCAACGCACCTGTGAAAACAACCGTCTTCCCTTTTAAGGGGCTGTTATGCGCCTCCTGCACCAAATAGGGTTCAACGGTGACGTGTTTGCGCAGGTCATGAATCAGTTTTTGTTGCTGAGGATCCGACAAAAAAGCCACCAGATCCTTCGACATGCCAGGACCAATACCCTCTATGCTCAAAAGGTCCTCCTCCCCCGCCTGCAACAAGGCGTCTATCGTTTGATAATGCTTCGCCAATAACTTTGCTGAAACCTGGCCAATTTGCGAGATGCCCAGCCCATAAATAAATCGATCCAATGATATGACGCGACATTTATCGATGGCATCCCATAGGTTTTGCAGCGACTGCGCGCCCCACCCTTCCCTTTTTTCCAAAACTCTCCCGTGCTGGCGAAGCGTAAAAATATCGGCGGGATTTTTGATCAACCCTTCCTGGCAAAAGGCCTCCAGATGCTTTTCGCCCAAGCCCTCTATATCAAAGGCATGGCGACTGACGAAGTGCTTCAGGCGTTCAACAGCTTGGGCGGCACAGCCGAAACTGTTGGGGCACCGTATGGCCACCTGCCCCTCTGTCTGGACCACCGGCGTTTGACAAACCGGACAATGGGTTGGGAAAATAAAAGATTGACTGGTCGCAGGGCGTTTATTCGTAAGCGACTTGACCACTTGGGGAATCACGTCGCCCGCCCGTTGCACAATCACCGCATCGCCCACGCGCACGTCTTTTCGCTGAATCTCGTCCTGGTTATGAAGGGTGGCTCGGCGGACCATCACGCCCCCCACAAACACAGGCTTCAAAACAGCCAGCGGCGTCAAAACGCCGGTTCTACCCACCTGAATCAGAATATCTTCCACAACTGTTTCTGCCTGTTCGGCGGCAAATTTATGAGCAATCGAATGCCGGGGCGCACGCCCAACCACCCCCAACCGATTTTGCAACGCCAGGTCGTTCACCTTATAAACCACCCCATCAATTTCATAGTTCAGAGTGGGGCGCAGCTCCTCTAGGCGTTCGTAATGGGCCTTAAGCTCCGCCTGGTTAAGGCATAATTGAACATGTGGGTTCACCGGAAAACCCCATGTTTTTAACGTGTTTAAAATTTCCTCTTGGGTTTTATCCCCATTAGGCTCAGACGTAAAATAGGCATACGCAAAAAAGTACAGGGGCCTTTTGGCCGTGATCGATGAATCTAATTGGCGAAGCGACCCTGCGGCTGCATTGCGGGGGTTGGCGAAGGGCGATTCGTCCTCTTGCTGGCGATTCTCGTTCAACCTTTCAAAGTCGGATTTGGTCATGTAAACCTCCCCCCGAACCTCCAACCGGGCAGGCTTAAAATCACCCTGCAAAATCAACGGAATATCGCGAATGGTTCTCAAATTGGGGGTGATATTCTCCCCCTCTACCCCATCACCGCGCGTTGCCCCCAACACAAATTGCCCATCTTCATAGATTAAAGACGCCGATAACCCGTCGATCTTGGGCTCTGCCATGAAGGGAATATCTTGGTCGGCCGGCCATTTCAAAAAACGTTTAATGCGGTCGATAAAGTCGCCAACCTCGTCAAGGGAAAAGGCGTTATCCAACGACAACATAGGGGCCTGGTGTTTAACCTTTTCAAATTCCGGCGATGGAGCCGAGCCCACCCGATGCGACGGGCTGTCGGGGCGGATCAGGTTTGGAAACAGCACCTCAATTTCCCGGTTGCGCCGGTGCAAGGCGTCGTAAGCCTGGTCGCTGATAGTCGGCTGATTTAGGCGATAGTACCTGTAATCATGGTCAGCAATTTCTTTGGCTAAAGTTTTCAGTTCGGCGGCTGCTTGTTCGGGGGTAAGATTGCTTTTTGACGCCACGATGTACCTAATTCAGAACAATAATCAGTCCGCATGATACCGCCGATTGCCTTTTATTGCCACTGGCTTTCAAGCCATTCATAGCAAGCCTTAAGATCTATTTAAGAAGCGTATTTGGACACGTTTAAATATTCCTTGTATAATCGGCGAATGGACCTATATAAATGGTATTAATCAATAAACTGGATTCTTTCACAATGATCAACACTAAACTTATTTTTTTATTAACAATTGCTTTCTTGGGGTCTTCCCATGGTATTTTGGGCTCGGATGAGTCTTCTTCCAGCGATGACTTAGGCGATCCTGCAGCTCGTCCCTTAACATTTGATGTAGGCTATAGTGTCGAAGATCATTCAAGACGTATATTTGAACAATATCGTTTACGAGCAGCTCATGCCTTAACATTTGATGTAGGCTATCGTGACGCTCCTGCAGTAATGGCAGCGGGAGCTCCTCCCTCTCCCCAAAAAAAATGGCGTCTCCAAGAGTTAGGTTTCCTAAAGGATGCAGATCAAAAGTATGTACCAAAAGAAAAATTTTCTTATCTTCCGAACCTGAGGGATATCACTCCAAGAATGATCATATTGCCTTCTGCTCCGCCTCCTGTGGAAGCAACGTTTGTTTCAAGAAGGAATCGGATGGAAGTGGGGGAAGCAGGTATCCCTTCTCTACCAACGAGCCTGGTTAAAGAAATTAAAAAGTTCTTACCTGATGATGATACAAGCGCAAATGCATTGTTTTACAAAACTTTCGCAAACGTTAAACGATCATTTAAGGTTTCTTCTGTCGAGGGAATCCAGCGTGTTTTAAATCAGGGTCTACATTTCGGTGTAATATTTAAAGTACGTGAGACCGATTCCTTTAACCAAATCGTCCCACTTTTAGGGAATGTTAGATGTGTAAGTGTTGCACCAGACGATGGCAACGATGAGTTCCTAAGGTTCTTGCACGGCAGGTTGAATTTGCCTGATAATTTATTAGAGCTTTTTCCCTCTAATCCCCATTTAGAAACATTGAGGATAGAGTCTTCTAATCGAGATCCTTTAGACCTTGCACCGCTGTCAAAATTCCCAGGACTTAGGGCCTTAGAATTAAAAGGGGTTCCACGTCGTCCAATAGGAATTTTCAGTTACAACGACCATGATTGCGAAGATTTGAGTTTTATCAGATCTTTGCCATATTTAACCGAGTTATCGTTATCGGGACGACGTCCAGTTACTGACCTCACCAAAGGTTTAGAGCATTTACAACGTCATTGGAACGTTCTTAAATTGACTATGGATAAAGACCTGCAACTCGATCTATTTGGTAATAGGTTAAATATAACCACCATAACTGTGAGGAAACCTCTGCAATTTAATCTTGGACTTTCTGACTCATACCTGCGTTCTCTAATTCTTCAAGACTTTAAAGTAATGCCTCTAATTCTTCGAGACTTTAAAGTAAGGCCTATAATTTCCACAAACCTAACAGTGGACTCTGAAGGGGCAGTTTCTTTTTCCATACAACCGACATCAAGTTCGACGGAACAAAAAGCATCAGCAGCGTCATCTTCGGAATCCGCAGGCCAGTCTGCAGCGGCATCTTCATCGTCAACCTTATAAGACGAAGTGTTTGTAAGTAACCATGACAGGGGGCTCAATCCAGCCCCCTTATTCCAAAAGCTTTAGAAATCTGGGCTGGCTATAAAACTGATGGGTTCAGACGATTGAGGGCGTGCCGGTGTTGCCGGAAGCGAGATATCACCATTCGCCAAACGCTCAGTCAGTCCATGCGGTAAGGATTCTGCTAGACCCTCTTCGATCGGTTCCCGCAACACATATCCACGCCCCCAAACAGTTTCAATATAGCCATCTCCAGCGGTCGCATCCGCAATTTTGCGTCGCAGCTTGCAAATAAATACATCAATAATCTTCAGCTCGGGCTCGTCCATCCCCCCATACAAATGATTTAAGAACATTTCTTTTGTAAGGGTTGTCCCCTTTCGAAGGGATAACAACTCTATAATTGCGTATTCTTTTCCGGTCAGGTTTAACGTCATGCCATCAACGGTGGCCGTTCTATTCTGCAAATTAATGGACAGGCGCCCTGTGTTGATGATTGAATTAGAATGCCCATGGGAACGACGAATAATCGCATGAACTCGGGCTACCAATTCATTTTTACTGAAAGGCTTCGTAAGATAATCGTCAGCCCCAGACCCTAAACCCTTAACTTTATCTTCCGTTTGGCTAAGACCAGACAAAACCAAAATTGGCGTTTTGATATGCGCCGCCCTTAAACGTCGAACGACCTCAAATCCATCCATATCAGGCAATAATAAATCCAGAATGATCAGGTCATATTCATAAAGTTTTCCAATTTCCAAGCCATCTTCGCCTAAATCAGTGGTATCGCATATGAATCCCTCTGACTTTAAAAGCAATTCTAAATTTTTCGCTGTCGCCGAATCATCTTCTATAAGCAAAATACGCATGGCACCCTTGCGGTTCAGTCTTCTCTATTCAAATGTTACCAAAAAAGTAATAACTTACCTACAATTTTATTTTTTAAAATTTTAGTATTTATTTAACTTTTTGACCCTACAATTTTTTAGTATCCTCTGAAAATCATACCCATTTTGAATACGTTTATGAAAACTAACTTTAAGAAAATTCATTGGTTGCAACTGATTCGAACCAATGGAATCGGGCCCGTTCGTTTCTGGCAATTCCTAAAACAATATGGTTCGGCTGAACAGGCCTTAAAATTCCTATCAAAAGTGTATCCCGTTGAAAAGGCAGAGGCCGAAATACAACAGCATCACACAAAAGGGTATCATTTGATTGCCGCTTTTGAACCCGAATTTCCCCAAACGTTAAGACGGCAACCAGATTGCCCCCCCTTTATCAGCATTTATGGAAACATCAATTGTTTGAATCAACCAATGGCAGCAATTGTTGGGGCGCGCAATGCGTCATTAGGCGGGCGCCAACTAAGCTTTTCGATAGCACAAGAACTGGGAAAGGCCGGATGGCAAATCGTATCAGGCCTAGCGCGCGGCATCGATGAACGCGCCCATCATGGAGCTTTGGCAACCGGTACACTGGGCGTTTTGGCAGGGGGCGTTGACTGCATTTACCCCCCAGAGCACCAGAATCTGTATCATGACATTGCTAAAAAAGGGGCTGTCATTTCAGAAATGCCTTTGGGAACGACCCCGATGGCTGGTCTATTCCCCAGACGCAATCGCCTCATCGCTGGCTTAAGCGAGGGGGTCATTGTTATTGAAGCTGCGAACCGATCAGGATCTCTTATTACGGCCGACTATGCCCTTGAACAGGGGGCGGATATTTTTGCCGTTCCAGGTTCCCCCCTAGATCCCCGTTGCGCCGGGTCAAACAAACTTTTAAAACAGGGGGCGATTGTGACGGAGTCAGCAGCTGATGTCCTGGCCGTTATTGGGACTCCTCCCTCCCTTGATAACCAAGGACAACCATCTGCTTTACCCAAAGAAACTTATACACCCGACATAACGAAAAACTCTGGCGATTTAAAGCAACACCTTTTGACAGATCTCAGTTTGACGCCAACCGACTTTGAATTACTTTTGCCGCTTTATCCTCAGACAGCCTCTGTTGTTTTGGGCGCCTTGTGTGAATTGGAATTAGAGGGCTTTGTTCAACGCCATGCTGGGAATAAATTCAGCCGTATGCCCAATGCGTCTTAGCTAAGTTGAGTCGCTAAGTAATCAATAACGGCTTATCCAAAACCTTTTGAAATCCCTGCCAATTGCTTTTATTAATCGTTCCACAGTTTTCACAAATCGGTTGCCATTGGGAACTATGGTGGTCGCATTTTTCGCAAATCCATACCGCTTCAGAGGCCTCAGCCATCGCCCGCCTCCACCATGACCTGACAACAGCCTGATTTTGCGGATGTTGAACTTCCTCCAGCTGCCCCATCATATAGCACACACCCTGAGTGTCTCCATATTGTGCATGCAAATCTTGCAAATATTTATGGGCTTGCCCCCAAAGCTGGGCCTCAAAAGCCGCCTGCCCCATAACCCATAGGGTTTCAGGATGGTTGCTGTGGGGTTGAGTTAGTTTTTCGAGATCTTGATAGGCATCCAAAGACTTTAAATCCGGGTGAATTTTCAACCAACACGTTGCCAAATCCCGATGAGGTTTCAACTTATAGGTATTTCTTAAAACTTTTTGTGCTTTTGACAGGTTCTGTGAATTATACAACACCAGGGCTAAACTGCACGCAATGGAACTGTGGTCGGGCATAAAACCATGGGCTTTATTTAACGACGTCAGTTGAGCATCAACATCATCAGGGGACTGCTGTGCTTTCAACCAGTATGTTATTCCTTGATGCGTGTTCGAAACGTCACTTTTTAAAAACCGTCGAATCCCTTGGGTTTGAATCGATTGTTCTTGACCAACTTCCACCAACTGAATTTGGTTTTCCAGAATTTGTTCTTGTACCCACGGTGAATCGGGCCTCAGTTTCAAGGCTTCCTTTAAGAATGTTTCGGTTTGCAACCAGTCTTTTTCTTCTTTGGCTTGCAAGATAAGACCCCGTAACCCCAGAAAACGTAAAGCGGGACTTTTGTACATGGTTTCAAAATATGACTTCGCCTTCACTGAATCATGGCCCATGTGTGCTGATTGGGCGGCTACCACTGAAATCAAGGGATGATTAGGAATCAAAACCTTGGCTAACTCAATAGAATGGACAGCCTCATCTGGTTGTTGTGCAGCAATCGCTGTCAAAGCATCAACTAATAATTTTTCACCCCTAGCAGTCTTGCGTTTTTGCATGAATTTTAGATATTGTTCAGGTATTTGCCAAATCTTTCGCCACATGCTGTGAATCACAAGGCAAATACTTATAAAGGCAAAAAGACACACTAAAAGAATGGCGACAGGCATTTCCAACTGATAACCAAACCATTTCAAAGAAACGGAACCTGGATTCAAGCCTAGGAAAACAGCAAAAACAGCTGCAAGCGTAAGCTTTAAAAATAAACGTGCCCCCCGAAACCAAAGCATCTAAAGCCTATCCCTTCACGGTTTGACCGACCAATTTACCCACCTCGTTTATAACAATCTCACAACGTTGGCGCTGCTCGGCTTGATTTAACCATTCACCAACACTTTCCTCAGATGGCAAGCTTTTCAAAAATTCAATAGTCCGTGCCAATTGGTTATTTTCCATGGCCTTCACTGCCTTTTCTAAGGCGGCTGTGACTGAAACCTGCTCGCCCTTATTATCCAAAGGTTGAACCTTAATCCATTTAGACAAGTATTTCCATACAGCAGCTAGCCATCCATGGTGTTCAGGAATCGTAACCTTTTCACTGGCAAGCGGAGACGCCTTAATTGTCTGGTAAATTTTTTCAAGTTGATCACGCAAAAAAACCATAGATTTTGCGGGCGTTTGGGCAAAACCTTCTAATTTTTGGATATGCTCTGGCATGCTAACGTTAGAGGGCAATTTCGTTTTAAATTCTGTAAAAAGCTCTATGCAAACTTCACCCTGTTGCAATCGATTTTTAAACTGATCCCACATACCTTTTAGTTCATAAGAAACCTCAGGAAGACTCCTCTCGCCTGCCACTTGGGCCTGGGTCGTTGAAGGTTTGACACCCTCTTTCTCCAAGGCTGCAATAGCTTGTTGCAAAGTAATAAGCTGATTTTTCAGCATATCAATTTCCGCCCCGCGATCATTCATCCGCTGAATCGTTTGATCCACCTGATCAACTTTGGCCTGAACAATCGTCAAATCGCGCTGCAAAGGATCAATTTTTCTAAGACCTGGAAACAAAGCATTCTCCCACCAAAAGCTGGTGCAGAAGACGATCGCAACTGTACAAAAAATCAGGAAAAGGCTGACGGTACCCTGCATCAGCAGTTGGTAAAAAAAACAGCGCTTTTGCCAAAACTTTTCCGGCTTCTTAGGAAGCGGGTCCTTATTCAAATCTTCTTTTGGCGTTTCTATCTCACTTGACATAACACGATTCCAAACTAAAGAATATATAGTTTAAGGGTAGCGATTAATCGAGACGTTGTCGATGCAATTTCAAAGTTAATTATCAAACCACTTTTATAGAAATGCTGTTTCTTTTTAATCCCGCAACCAGGGAAAGAGCAAAAAAGAAAAGCATATTATCGTGAAGATCACCTGTTTTACACGCATTCATAAATGCAAAAAGGGTGATCAAACAAGCCGCAACCAATAGAGGCGAGGAAAGAATTGGGCCCAATGACAAGCCCTGAACGCAAACTGTCAAAAAAGCCACAAATAATAAAAGCCCAACCATACCCGTCTCAGCCATGATCTCCAGAAAGATATTATGGGGATGATAACTGATGTCACTCAAACCATGGTACACAGGCCACCCACCAAAACCAAGACCCACCACAGGGTTGGCCACAAAAGCCTTGATAGCCGATTGGTAGAACTCCAGCCGTTCCATGGCAGACCCGTCAGCCTTTATCGAATTCAGCAAAGGCATCATCCGATTCGCAAAATGAGACCCTTGTTGATGGAACAAATAATTTAACCCCACGCAAAGGACAAAAGTCACAGTGGAAAACAAAACAAGGTGCAAAAGCGGATTTTTGACAGCGTTGGAATACCTGCAAAAAACCGCGTATAAAACAAGAGTAGAAATGGCACAGGCCGCAAAAGGCCCCCTTCCCCCAATATTGATCAGCCCATAAAAAAACAGGCTGCCTAAAACAATTTCCAGCCCTAAAGTTTTGCGGTTCGCGTCAACAAATCGGTGAAGGCTATATACAATCAAAACAATAAGACCAACCCCAAGAGTCTGCCCCGTCACCAAATAATTTGTCCCCATGATATCTTGAATTGACCCCATCCCCTTGACGTAAAAAACACGAAACGTTTCAGCAAAAACGATAAGAGCAAAAATCAGCAAGGACTGAAGAAGACGCACCAATCTCTCACAATTATTCGAGATCACAAGATATCCCATCAGAAATGCAGGGATTGTATAAAATGAAAAACAAAGGGCCTTTTGAATTTTATAACTATGGGAAGACGACCATAAAGTGCTCAGCAAAAACCAACCTGCCATCGCCACAAAAAACAAAACCTCTTTGGACCAAAACCGATTTGACCGATCCCTTTCCCGAACATAAAGAACAACGGCCCACGGTATCAAAATCAGATTCAATAAAACTGTTACATCAAAAGATGTAAAAAAAGGATGGGTGTTTTTGTATTGATAAGAAAAAAGCGATAGGACGCTTATGAATTCGAATGAGAGGAAAAGTTTGAAAGGATTTTGAAAGTTCATAAACACTGATGAATAAAAAATCTAGAGCTGTACCTATTTTTGTCACCCCCGCGAAGGCGGGGGTGACAAATGAATGAGTAACCAATAACCGAAACGATTAGGTTATTTTACCATTTTTCTTTACGTAGTCAAAAACCTCATTCAACCATTCTAAGCCCTTTTTAAGGGTTGGTAGGATTGGTTTAGCGACCTTATAAGCATCAATTTTTGATTGGTGCGCCTGAAGATGTCCTTCAACCTGGTTTATTAAAGCTCCACGTTCTTCGGCTTTAGCTTCCTTTTCTGTTGGAATAAGAAGAATTGATGTGGAACCCAAACCAACACCAGAATACATTCTACCATCAGTCGCTTTTAATTTGGCCATTGCTGAATTGTAATCTGCTAAAAGGTTTTCTATGCGAGGAGTTTCTGTTTCCCAAAAACTAACTTCATGTTGATAAAGCCCTCGAGCTAAATTAAACCAGCCAGAAAGGTGTTGAGAAATAGCCTCTTTGTTCTCCTTAACATCGTACAACGCACGACCATCAACTGTTACAATTTTTTGAAGTTGAGCATAGACTGGATTTAGAACAGACACGACGCTGGCTGACATTGCAGGAGCTGAAACAGATGGTACCATATGGGAAGGCAGCTGAATAATAGCATCCCCTAGAAGCCTTAAACCACCATCCAAATTAACCTGAAGTTGGCCACCTTGTGTTCGAGCCATCACAGCCAATAAGACCCGTCCCCCTTCTGGAATAATAGACTGAAAACGAACAGACCACATTGCAGTTGGAGCGGCAAAACCTTGAGTATTTAAAGGCGTTAAGAACCCTAAGAAAATACGCATCGTATCTGGATCGATTAAATTTGGAAATAATCTCTCGTTATTCGTTAAAAATGCCGAAAAATGACAATCAAGTGGAGCAAGGCTAGTGGAATCAAACTTATCTTGAAGGTACGGCTGATATTTTGCGAAAAGAAAACTATTAGCCTTAAGCATATCATTAGGGTGAATACTAAGAGCAAGAGATGATCTTCCCAATTGGACATATAACGTATCCAAACCACGTTCATGCGCAGGCATTGACAACTGACTTGAACTTAAAATATTAGAAAAATCAGAAGAACTGCTGCTTGAATTGTTATTGTTGTTGGACACGCTAAGATTGTGCAGCCTGCGATCATCATCTTCATCAAGACTGCCACCAGCGGCAGCTGCACCCGAACTTAAACTAGGCATCCCAGAAGAACCACTAGCTGCAGCATCAGAAAGAGAAGGCATACGCGAATCACCAGAAGCATACGCCCCCGGAGCAAACAGCATCAGCGAAAGCGTTAAAGAAGAAATTATTTTATTAATCATAAAGATTCCTATAAAAAAGATTGGTTTACACTGCACATATAGGGGGGTGAAAACCGTTATTCAAGTTTTATTTTTTCCTAAAAACCAACCAACTCCCTCCCCCCAAAACCATACTTATTCCGCTGCCCCAAAAACTATTTAAGCACTTGTTCATTTTTTATCTGGATTTAATCACCAGAACGCCTTATTTACTAGGTATCATCTGCGTTAATACCGAGACTCATTAGCATGCGACAGCCACCTGTTGACCCAAACAACACTTCGGCTAAGACACTGCAGCCTATCCCTCAAACGGTTTGGACCTTGGGGTGGATGATGTTTTTGATCAATCTGTCTTATGTAATGATCTACAGTTTTTCGGGAATTTACTTAAAAACCCTGTTGGGCGTCTCACTGGGCTTAATTGGCCTCTTGGAAGGTCTTGCCGAAGCCTCCTCCTTTGCCATGAAATTATTATCCGGTATGTTCAGCGACTATTTGCGTCGCCGTAAACCTGTCATGGTCTTTGGCTATATGCTTTCGGTCTTTAGCCGCCCCATTTTAGCCATGTCTAGCTCCTTCGCCCTTGTCCTGACGGCACGTATCATGGAACGGCTGGGTAATGGCATTCAAGCCACCCCTCGGGATGCCATGGTTGCCGACGTAGCCCCCCCTAAAAGAATTGGGGCATCTTATGGATTAAAAAGAAGCTTGGCAACGGCAGGGTCATTTTTCGGCGGCGTCTGTGGAATTTTGGCAATGATCGCAACCGGTGATAACTATCAAATGGTGTTTTGGATCGCCTCTATCCCTGCCGTCATTGCTTTTTCCATTTTACTCTTTGTGGTCAAGGAACCGAAAAAATTTGATCACCCTGCCGTCTCTGCTGAAGCCCCTATGCCTGCCCCAAAACGCCGGCAACGCATTAAACTGTCTCAATTTCCTCTATTGGGGCAATCATTTTGGTTATTGATGGCTGTAAACGCCATTTTTATGCTGTCACGCATGGGCGAAACTTTCCTTATTTTACATGCACACACGACTTTCGAGCTCAAAATAACGTATGCCCCTGTGATTATGATGTTGTTCAATGCAGGTTGGTGCGCGGCCTCTTACCCAGTTGGCGTTGTGGCTGATCGCATGAATCGCTATTGGTTTTTGGCCATTGGGATAATTTTTATTGTTCTGGCCGACTTGATCCTTGCTAGCGCCACATCCTTAGGAATCATGTTTATCGGTGTTGCATTTTGGGGAATACAGTATGGCATCACTCAAAATATTTTCATATCTTTGATTGCTGAGACAGTGCCGGAGGATCTAAGAGGAACAGGTTTTGGCTGTTACTACATAATCAGCGCCATATCTGCCTTAGCTTGTGATACTTGTGCTGGCAGCATCGCCCATCATTATGGCGAAGCCAGGGTGTTTATAGCCAGCGGCATTGTGGCATTAATGTCGCTTTTGGCACTTATTTTGATCATGGGATACAAGAAAAGAACCAATTTCAGTAAATCATATTGATTATTGCGCAAAGCTGGATTATTTTCAGGAGGCAAGCTTGGTAAGAAGCCAAGCTATTTAAAAACCGTCTTTACCTTAATTAGGAGTCCTTAAATGTCAAATAAAGTATTGTTCTCATTAGCCGCTGCTCTTGCTTTAACTGTTGCTGCAAATGCATCAGCTCCAGCTACAACAACAGCTGCACCAGCTGCAGCTCCAGCTGCTACAACTGCAACTGTTGAAGTAAAAGCTCCAGCTGCTAAAGATAGCAAAAAGGCTGCTACAGCAACTGAGACTCCAGCTGCAACTGAGACTCCAGCTACAACAACTACTACAACCACCGAAGCTCCAGCTAAGAAATAAGCTTTCTTATTTACGTCAAGGCGGGCTTCTAGTCCGCCTTTTTTTATGTCTAAAACATCTGAAATACTCTATGGCCAAACTTAATCATGTATTCGTTTGTCAAGATTGT from Candidatus Finniella inopinata carries:
- a CDS encoding O-antigen ligase family protein — translated: MIPWAVVLYVRERDRSNRFWSKEVLFFVAMAGWFLLSTLWSSSHSYKIQKALCFSFYTIPAFLMGYLVISNNCERLVRLLQSLLIFALIVFAETFRVFYVKGMGSIQDIMGTNYLVTGQTLGVGLIVLIVYSLHRFVDANRKTLGLEIVLGSLFFYGLINIGGRGPFAACAISTLVLYAVFCRYSNAVKNPLLHLVLFSTVTFVLCVGLNYLFHQQGSHFANRMMPLLNSIKADGSAMERLEFYQSAIKAFVANPVVGLGFGGWPVYHGLSDISYHPHNIFLEIMAETGMVGLLLFVAFLTVCVQGLSLGPILSSPLLVAACLITLFAFMNACKTGDLHDNMLFFFALSLVAGLKRNSISIKVV
- a CDS encoding MFS transporter, which translates into the protein MRQPPVDPNNTSAKTLQPIPQTVWTLGWMMFLINLSYVMIYSFSGIYLKTLLGVSLGLIGLLEGLAEASSFAMKLLSGMFSDYLRRRKPVMVFGYMLSVFSRPILAMSSSFALVLTARIMERLGNGIQATPRDAMVADVAPPKRIGASYGLKRSLATAGSFFGGVCGILAMIATGDNYQMVFWIASIPAVIAFSILLFVVKEPKKFDHPAVSAEAPMPAPKRRQRIKLSQFPLLGQSFWLLMAVNAIFMLSRMGETFLILHAHTTFELKITYAPVIMMLFNAGWCAASYPVGVVADRMNRYWFLAIGIIFIVLADLILASATSLGIMFIGVAFWGIQYGITQNIFISLIAETVPEDLRGTGFGCYYIISAISALACDTCAGSIAHHYGEARVFIASGIVALMSLLALILIMGYKKRTNFSKSY